In a genomic window of Balaenoptera ricei isolate mBalRic1 chromosome 3, mBalRic1.hap2, whole genome shotgun sequence:
- the LOC132363715 gene encoding transcription initiation factor TFIID subunit 12-like translates to MNQFGPSAPINRSNLSSIKPDPASTPPQGSMANSTTVVKIPGATGTGGCLSPENDQVSTKKKSQDLVREVDPNEQWDEDVEEMLLQIADDFIASAVTAAYQLARHRKSSTLEVKDVQLHLECQWNIWIPGFGSEEIRPYKKACTTEAHKQRMALIWKTTKK, encoded by the coding sequence ATGAACCAGTTTGGCCCCTCAGCCCCAATCAACCGGTCCAATCTCTCATCAATAAAACCGGATCCCGCTAGCACCCctccacaaggctccatggccaaTAGCACTACAGTGGTAAAGATCCCAGGTGCTACTGGGACGGGAGGGTGTCTCAGCCCTGAAAACGATCAGGTATCGaccaagaagaaatcacaagactTAGTAAGAGAAGTGGATCCTAATGAGCAATGGGATGAAGATGTGGAGGAGATGCTACTGCAGATTGCTGATGATTTTATCGCGAGCGCGGTGACAGCAGCCTACCAGCTTGCTCGGCATCGCAAGTCCAGCACCCTGGAGGTGAAAGATGTCCAGCTGCATCTAGAATGCCAGTGGAACATATGGATCCCAGGGTTTGGCTCTGAAGAAATCCGACCCTACAAAAAAGCTTGCACCACAGAAGCTCACAAACAGAGAATGGCATTGATCTGGAAAACAACCAAGAAATAA